Proteins co-encoded in one Sebastes umbrosus isolate fSebUmb1 chromosome 20, fSebUmb1.pri, whole genome shotgun sequence genomic window:
- the LOC119479388 gene encoding progestin and adipoQ receptor family member 4 codes for MMVLYKGPRLLDFAKTPEHLQFNRYVLTGYRPVSTAQECLRSLFYMHNELGNIYTHGVPFFLFLVLLPFSIPWMEVDSVWICVVHYLACLCPTVGSVVYHVFMNHVGGEHVYDNLLSLDMFGVCLVNTLGALPIIHITLLCYPAVRQTALLTYILLSAYGIYCATTARTNVLRLQAFFLQALFRFGLFLFRVFGSGVGSPNSLRLFVTMDSLAVVGGLVNIIQIPERFIPGLFDNWGNSHQIMHVMVICSIIYLHWGTLEDLAWIKTYQCPTE; via the exons ATGATGGTGCTTTACAAAGGGCCGCGGTTGTTGGACTTTGCGAAGACCCCTGAGCACCTTCAGTTCAACAGATACGTCCTGACGGGTTACCGGCCAGTGTCCACGGCTCAGGAGTGCCTCAGGAGCCTCTTCTACATGCACAATGAGCTGGGGAACATCTACACCCATG GCGtcccttttttcctcttcttggTGCTGCTGCCTTTTAGTATCCCCTGGATGGAGGTGGACAGTGTCTGGATCTGTGTGGTCCACTACCTGGCCTGCCTCTGCCCCACCGTGGGCTCGGTGGTCTACCATGTGTTCATGAACCACGTGGGAGGAGAACACGTGTACGACAACCTGCTCTCCCTGGACATGTTCGGGGTCTGCCTAGTTAACACCCTGG GTGCACTTCCCATCATCCACATCACCCTTCTTTGCTACCCAGCCGTGCGACAGACTGCTTTGCTGACCTACATCCTCCTGTCAGCCTACGGCATCTACTGCGCCACCACGGCCCGCACTAACGTCCTGCGCCTGCAAGCTTTCTTCTTGCAGGCCCTGTTCCGCTTCGGCCTCTTCCTGTTCCGGGTGTTCGGCAGCGGGGTGGGCAGCCCAAACTCCCTCCGTCTCTTCGTCACCATGGACTCTCTGGCTGTCGTGGGCGGGCTGGTCAACATCATCCAGATACCTGAGCGCTTCATCCCTGGCCTGTTTGACAACTGGGGCAACAGCCACCAGATAATGCATGTCATGGTCATCTGCTCAATTATCTACCTGCATTGGGGCACACTGGAGGATTTAGCCTGGATTAAGACCTACCAGTGTCCTACTGAGTGA
- the cmn gene encoding calymmin has product MLMPSKGVGQAMGAQNGYGGYPTKGIGYGAAAGGTNGGGMKGYGATAGVTNGQGGKPQGGNPAGLPNGNGAKSNGYGVQAGPTNGQQMKGNGYGAQAGGYGRQGTKGNGYGAPNGNRGHFNGYGAAAAALGGNGAKPNGNGAAAAAYNGHGTKGNGYGAGAGVPNGNGAKTNGQGAAAGQFNGNGARPNGQGGAGSKPMKGYGRPPYGAGPGVGMGASRGMGVPQLARNQGYGGNGYGAQPLGGYNGGYGGAGLGLGPRYGNGGMKGPKPGYGAAAGVANGQGAKPNGYAGARAPNGNGYGAAAGVANGQGAKPNGYAGARAPNGNGYGAAAGVANGQGAKPNGYAGARAPNGNGYGAAAGVANGQGAKPNGYAGARAPNGNGAVPNGYGYPSGGATKQTKPGYGNVPNGYGAKPNGYGAPNGGAMRPQPGYGNGAVPNGYGAKPNGYGAAAGAGAGVTKGYGAKPNGHGVTNGAALGGYGGQPNGYGGPSRGSKPQTKGVGAVSPSEGAKTLGTGYGGPAGVPNGQFNTGYGMMPNGKGTKGAGASTEKGLKGVVLSPEQPSATPEEVVAFPQAVTHGATPVAPEPTSGVLVMVTQEKYHKLPSPVPQGKSYKQTPLIPQATPEPAPAIPQGKGPKPAPEPTPEPAPMGPYGKGLKAATSGPGPLVPQTNPAPEPAAVLPEENGGASISKGQGTKPDCGPSGVPNGQWMKIPRPGYDAGAGASTGTNTKGYGAGAGVPNGYGAKPNGHGAGRPGGYSNGGGAKANKPSYGAGGYTVPGLSNGYGAAGLGYPYAGKPKQPGYGQGAYIGAGYGNSYGGNTGLGEAAKSKSGNGNGYTASLQPDYASLGQGVPTTNGKSGGARQMPYNGAPLVPAGMDGMSQFEPQPAGLGPNGKLGSMYHGGMGGLPFGGQTLGMGAEKPNTKYGIGGLQFGGQPLSTGTNGAGMYGYGGSPYGTAGDGTLSGKYGGLGAGMGGGPASAQYGYGGFPNGGQLLGLGSNGNTAGNYGYGRMPYEAQPAALSPETKSTGKYGQAGSQYQPEPLVQNGKLTGKYGGGEVPYAPHALGFGSEAESFGKYDNQGSYQPQPLESASEGRSGVEYDAAGLHYEPVPLEQDSARKSYVNGELPTPAIAVEGEGMSIDRYENVGYINGQVQPEVVAFPVVSTPSPTLAYPSVPSYLPVESFTPDDVMPGAGVDDLPDPAGTTVLDSAPATETLGVAEVPDQPDDLLHEQQLPRQIHIQQHLKLHFHPQGAKNNKYDLNGFFGNSGYQG; this is encoded by the exons ATGCTGATGCCATCGAAAG GTGTGGGTCAGGCAATGGGTGCACAAAATGGATACGGCGGATACCCCACCAAAGGCATAG GCTATGGTGCAGCTGCTGGTGGGACCAATGGAGGAGGGATGAAAG GCTATGGAGCAACAGCTGGAGTAACCAATGGACAAGGTGGCAAACCACAAG GAGGGAATCCAGCAGGTTTACCAAATGGAAATGGAGCAAAATCTAATG GATATGGTGTTCAAGCCGGCCCAACCAATGGACAACAAATGAAAGGCAACG GTTACGGTGCACAAGCTGGTGGATACGGCAGACAAGGAACTAAAGGCAACG GTTATGGAGCACCGAACGGAAACAGAGGCCATTTCAATG GTTAtggtgctgcagctgctgctctaGGTGGGAATGGAGCTAAACCCAATG GTAATggcgctgcagctgctgcataTAATGGACACGGAACAAAAGGCAACG GCTATGGTGCTGGAGCTGGTGTACCTAATGGAAATGGGGCTAAAACCAATG GTCAAGGAGCCGCAGCTGGCCAATTCAACGGCAATGGGGCAAGACCAAATG GACAGGGGGGAGCTGGAAGTAAACCTATGAAAGGATATGGACGACCACCTTATGGCGCAG GTCCAGGTGTGGGGATGGGAGCCTCCAGAGGTATGGGAGTACCTCAGCTTGCCAGGAACCAGG GATATGGTGGTAATGGTTATGGAGCTCAACCCTTGGGAG GCTACAATGGTGGTTATGGCGGCGCTGGTTTGGGTCTGGGACCTCGGTATGGAAATGGAGGAATGAAGGGACCGAAGCCAG GTTATGGTGCTGCAGCTGGTGTGGCCAATGGACAAGGTGCAAAACCCAATG GTTATGCTGGAGCCAGAGCCCCTAATGGGAATGGTTATGGTGCCGCAGCCGGTGTGGCCAATGGACAAGGTGCAAAACCCAATG gtTATGCTGGAGCCAGAGCCCCTAATGGGAATGGTTATGGTGCCGCAGCTGGTGTGGCCAATGGACAAGGTGCAAAACCCAATG GTTATGCTGGAGCCAGAGCCCCTAATGGGAATGGTTATGGTGCCGCAGCTGGTGTGGCCAATGGACAAGGTGCAAAACCCAATG GTTATGCTGGAGCTAGAGCCCCTAATGGGAATGGAGCTGTGCCAAATG GTTATGGATATCCCAGTGGTGGAGCTACCAAGCAAACAAAACCAG gttaTGGTAATGTTCCAAATGGATATGGTGCCAAACCCAACG GATATGGCGCCCCCAATGGAGGTGCAATGAGACCCCAACCAG GTTATGGAAATGGAGCGGTTCCCAATGGATATGGAGCTAAACCCAATG GTTACGGAGCTGCAGCCGGAGCTGGAGCTGGTGTTACCAAAGGCTATGGAGCTAAACCAAATG GTCATGGAGTTACAAATGGTGCTGCACTCGGTGGATATGGAGGTCAACCCAACG GATACGGAGGGCCAAGCAGAGGCTCAAAACCACAAACCAAAGGAGTTGGAGCGGTGTCGCCCAGTGAAGGTGCTAAAACACTCGGCACCG GTTATGGTGGTCCTGCTGGTGTACCTAACGGACAGTTTAATACTG GCTACGGCATGATGCCAAATGGGAAGGGTACAAAGGGTGCAGGTGCGTCCACCGAAAAGGGCCTAAAAGGAGTAGTTCTCTCTCCTGAGCAGCCAAGTGCGACACCAGAAGAGGTTGTTGCATTTCCACAAGCAGTAACTCACGGTGCAACACCCGTTGCCCCCGAGCCAACGAGTGGTGTCCTTGTTATGGTCACGCAAGAGAAATATCACAAGCTGCCTTCACCTGTTCCTCAAGGAAAAAGCTACAAACAGACACCACTAATCCCTCAGGCTACACCAGAACCAGCACCAGCAATTCCTCAAGGCAAAGGCCCAAAGCCGGCACCTGAACCCACACCTGAACCAGCACCCATGGGCCCATATGGCAAGGGTCTGAAGGCAGCCACATCTGGACCTGGACCACTGGTTCCCCAGACTAACCCAGCACCAGAGCCGGCAGCCGTCCTCCCTGAAG AGAACGGAGGAGCGTCCATCTCCAAGGGACAGGGAACTAAACCTG ACTGTGGACCATCAGGAGTACCAAATGGACAATGGATGAAAATACCAAGACCTG GTTATGATGCAGGTGCTGGAGCATCCACTGGCACAAACACAAAAG GTTATGGAGCAGGAGCTGGTGTTCCAAACGGATATGGTGCTAAACCCAACG GACACGGTGCCGGCAGGCCAGGGGGGTATTCAAATGGAGGAGGAGCTAAAGCAAACAAACCAA GTTATGGAGCAGGAGGCTACACTGTCCCTGGACTCAGCAATGGATACGGAGCTG CAGGCCTTGGATATCCTTATGCAGGGAAACCTAAGCAACCtg GTTACGGACAGGGAGCGTACATTGGAGCCGGATATGGAAATTCATATGGag GAAATACAGGTCTGGGGGAAGCAGCAAAGTCCAAATCAG GAAATGGAAATGGCTACACTGCCAGTTTACAACCTGACTATGCAA GTCTTGGCCAAGGTGTACCCACTACCAATGGAAAATCAG GTGGTGCCAGACAGATGCCTTACAATGGAGCCCCATTGGTTCCTGCTGGAATGGATG GAATGAGCCAGTTTGAGCCTCAGCCCGCCGGCCTCGGTCCAAACGGAAAATTGGGCAGCATGTACCACGGTG GAATGGGTGGCTTGCCTTTTGGTGGTCAGACTTTGGGAATGGGTGCAGAGAAACCAAACACCAAGTACG GCATTGGTGGGTTGCAATTTGGTGGACAACCCCTCAGTACAGGGACTAATGGTGCAGGAATGTATG GTTATGGAGGGAGCCCCTATGGGACTGCTGGTGATGGCACATTATCTGGAAAATATG GTGGTCTTGGTGCCGGCATGGGAGGGGGTCCTGCATCTGCACAATATG GATATGGCGGGTTCCCCAATGGTGGGCAGCTTCTCGGTCTCGGCAGTAATGGAAACACAGCCGGCAATTATG GTTATGGAAGAATGCCTTATGAAGCTCAACCAGCTGCACTAAGCCCTGAAACCAAATCTACTGGCAAATATG GTCAGGCCGGGTCACAATATCAGCCTGAACCTCTCGTACAGAACGGAAAATTAACAGGCAAATACG GTGGCGGTGAAGTCCCCTACGCACCACATGCTCTTGGTTTTGGGAGTGAAGCTGAATCTTTTGGGAAATATG ATAACCAGGGATCGTACCAGCCACAGCCCCTTGAATCGGCATCTGAAGGCAGATCTGGTGTAGAATATG ATGCAGCTGGTTTACATTATGAGCCCGTGCCTCTTGAGCAAGATTCAGCCAGAAAATCTTACG TGAACGGAGAGCTACCGACACCAGCAATTGCAGTTGAAGGCGAGGGGATGTCCATTGATAGATACG AAAATGTGGGCTATATAAATGGACAAGTGCAGCCAGAAG TTGTTGCATTTCCAGTAGTTTCCACTCCCAGCCCCACCCTGGCCTACCCCTCTGTCCCATCCTATCTGCCCGTGGAGTCCTTCACACCTGATGATGTGATGCCTGGAGCGGGTGTTGATGACCTGCCCGACCCCGCAGGCACTACCGTCCTCGACTCCGCACCCGCTACAGAAACACTGGGTGTGGCTGAGGTGCCTGATCAACCTGATGACCTGCTTCATGAACAGCAGCTGCCACGTCAGATTCACATTCAGCAGCATCTCAAACTGCATTTTCACCCACAAG gAGCAAAGAACAACAAATATGATTTGAATGGCTTCTTTGGGAATAGTGGCTATCAAG GTTAA
- the pelo gene encoding protein pelota homolog, producing MKLLHKDIEKDNAGQVTLMPEEAEDMWHTYNLLQVRDSLRASTIRKVQTESPTGSVGSSRVRTTLTLCVETIDFDSQACKLRVKGTNLEENQYVKMGAYHTIELELNRKFTLAKKSWDSVVLDRIEQACDATQKADVAAVVMQEGLANLVLVTPAMTLLRAKVEVTIPRKRRGSCTQHEKALERFYEAVMQAILRHINFDVVKCMLVASPGFVKDQFITYLFREAVRQDNKILLEHRPKFMLVHSSSGHKYSLKEVLSDPTVTSRLSDTKAAGEVKALEDFYKMLQHEPDRAFYGIAHVEKAAESLAIDTLLISDKLFRHQEVPVRSRYVRLVDSVRDNGGGNVRIFSSLHVSGEQLTQLSGVAAILRFPIADLSEPEDDSSSDED from the exons ATGAAGTTGCTCCATAAAGACATAGAAAAAGACAATGCCGG TCAGGTGACTCTGATGCCAGAGGAGGCGGAGGATATGTGGCACACATACAACCTGCTGCAAGTGAGGGACAGCCTGAGAGCCTCCACTATCAG GAAGGTGCAGACAGAGTCACCTACTGGAAGTGTGGGCAGCTCCAGAGTTCGCACTACTCTGACCTTATGTGTGGAGACTATCGACTTTGACTCCCAGGCCTGCAAGCTGAGAGTAAAGGGCACTAACCTAGAGGAGAACCAGTATGTCAAG ATGGGGGCTTACCACACTATCGAGCTCGAGCTGAACAGGAAGTTTACTCTGGCTAAAAAGAGCTGGGACAGCGTTGTGCTGGACAGAATCG AGCAGGCATGTGACGCAACCCAAAAGGCAGATGTGGCGGCCGTGGTGATGCAGGAGGGTCTGGCCAACCTGGTGCTGGTGACACCCGCCATGACTCTGCTCCGTGCAAAAGTGGAGGTCACCATTCCTCGCAAGAGAAGGGGGAGCTGCACCCAGCACGAGAAG GCTCTGGAGAGGTTCTATGAGGCTGTGATGCAGGCAATTCTTCGCCACATCAATTTTGATG TGGTGAAGTGCATGCTGGTCGCCAGTCCAGGGTTTGTGAAGGACCAGTTCATCACCTACCTCTTCAGAGAGGCGGTGCGACAGGACAACAAGATCCTGCTGGAGCATCGACCCAAATTCATGCTGGTACACTCGTCATCAGGTCACAAGTACTCACTCAAAG AAGTCCTCTCTGACCCCACTGTGACAAGCAGGCTTTCTGATACCAAG GCAGCAGGAGAGGTGAAAGCCCTGGAAGATTTCTACAAGATGCTCCAGCACGAGCCTGATAGAGCCTTTTATGG AATAGCTCATGTGGAGAAAGCTGCTGAGTCTCTCGCCATCGACACCTTATTGATAAGTGATAAGCTGTTCAG ACATCAGGAAGTCCCCGTGAGGAGTCGTTACGTTCGGTTGGTGGACAGCGTTAGAGACAACGGCGGCGGCAATGTCAG AATATTCTCAAGCCTTCACGTGTCTGGTGAAC AACTGACTCAGCTGAGTGGAGTGGCTGCCATCTTGCGGTTTCCCATTGCCGACCTATCGGAGCCCGAGGACGACAGCAGCTCAGACGAAGACTGA